A genome region from Prochlorococcus marinus CUG1417 includes the following:
- a CDS encoding EamA family transporter, translating into MIGILSAFGAATSWTYACFIWRAQTKKYKSIDINLIKNIIAFLIFIPAFINLSSTTALKNIFNLLISGIIGIGLGDTFYLKSLQTIGTRKTLSIETLSPLIAALSGEFFINENLTTKSWVGIIIVSISLFIILRKGNDFKEENSSFSEKNNFKIFAFPFLSVLCAVLGGLLSRMVFLQSNLSPFLTTEIRLLGAIIFLICLKGFKINFFLKNIDKKQQKRFLLSILLGTNIGIFLQQVVFKTLPIGVGWALLSTSPVISLFFAKNEEREIPKKIIFFTCFLFFGLTLIIL; encoded by the coding sequence TTGATTGGAATCCTTTCTGCTTTTGGAGCTGCTACATCTTGGACATATGCCTGCTTTATTTGGCGAGCGCAAACTAAAAAATATAAATCAATAGATATTAATTTAATAAAAAATATAATAGCTTTTTTAATTTTTATACCTGCTTTTATCAATCTAAGTTCTACAACTGCATTAAAAAACATATTTAATCTACTAATTAGTGGAATAATAGGTATTGGTTTAGGTGATACTTTCTATTTAAAGTCACTACAAACAATTGGCACAAGAAAAACTTTATCTATAGAAACTCTTTCTCCGTTAATAGCAGCTTTGTCAGGGGAATTTTTTATTAATGAAAATTTAACAACTAAATCATGGGTTGGGATAATTATAGTATCGATTTCGCTATTCATAATTCTCAGAAAAGGTAACGATTTTAAAGAGGAAAACTCCTCTTTCTCAGAAAAAAATAACTTTAAGATTTTTGCTTTTCCTTTTTTATCAGTTTTATGTGCTGTTCTTGGAGGTCTTTTATCAAGAATGGTTTTTCTTCAAAGCAATTTATCTCCTTTCCTTACAACTGAAATAAGATTATTAGGTGCGATAATTTTTTTGATTTGTCTAAAAGGATTTAAGATTAATTTTTTCTTAAAAAATATAGACAAAAAACAACAAAAAAGATTTTTGCTTTCAATACTTCTTGGAACAAATATAGGAATATTTCTACAACAAGTTGTGTTTAAAACCCTTCCCATAGGAGTAGGATGGGCTTTATTAAGCACATCTCCAGTAATTTCCTTATTTTTTGCAAAGAATGAGGAAAGAGAAATTCCCAAAAAAATAATTTTTTTTACTTGTTTTTTGTTTTTTGGTTTGACATTAATAATTCTTTAA
- a CDS encoding DUF2214 family protein encodes MLLGTLLTGEIAKSALVAYVHYLGIILCFGSLLFERLTLKVGLNRNETISMIIADVVYGLAGVAILVTGILRVKYFGQGGDFYTGNPVFWIKVSLYILVGLLSLYPTTTYILWAIPLSKNKLPEISENLVKRFRLIITTELVGFATIPLFATLMARGVGLG; translated from the coding sequence ATGTTATTAGGAACTTTATTAACAGGTGAAATTGCTAAAAGTGCATTAGTAGCATATGTTCATTATTTAGGAATTATTTTATGTTTCGGTTCTCTTTTGTTTGAAAGATTGACTCTAAAAGTAGGTCTTAATAGAAATGAGACGATCTCAATGATAATTGCAGATGTAGTTTATGGTTTGGCAGGAGTTGCAATATTAGTTACTGGGATTTTGCGTGTTAAGTATTTTGGTCAAGGAGGTGATTTCTATACAGGTAACCCTGTGTTTTGGATAAAGGTTTCTCTTTACATTCTGGTGGGATTACTGTCTTTGTACCCAACAACAACATATATCTTATGGGCTATTCCATTAAGTAAGAATAAATTACCTGAAATATCTGAGAATCTAGTTAAGAGGTTCAGACTCATAATTACTACTGAATTAGTAGGCTTTGCAACAATACCGTTGTTTGCCACTCTTATGGCTAGAGGTGTAGGTTTAGGTTGA
- a CDS encoding restriction endonuclease subunit S: MKKIINKEHDKNEPWFKWLTRELNSFEVFQDFELGKNPRDIAENFISRNSIAISEVFKNFDEEDKDTFDQFLKLTECEMHVFRILEKQLEARNKVRFVDFKKRKK; this comes from the coding sequence ATGAAGAAAATTATAAATAAAGAACATGATAAGAATGAACCATGGTTCAAATGGTTAACGAGAGAACTTAATTCTTTTGAAGTTTTTCAGGATTTTGAACTAGGCAAGAATCCACGAGATATCGCAGAGAATTTTATTTCTAGAAATAGTATTGCTATTTCAGAAGTTTTCAAGAATTTTGATGAAGAAGATAAAGATACATTCGATCAGTTTCTTAAATTAACTGAATGCGAGATGCATGTGTTTAGAATTCTTGAAAAACAATTAGAAGCAAGAAATAAGGTAAGATTTGTAGATTTTAAAAAAAGAAAAAAATAA
- a CDS encoding GAF domain-containing protein, which translates to MQNLVSKKEEEERRLKALAEYRILGTKPESCYDDITKIAATTCNVPISLMTLVDKDKQWFKSKIGLQISETRRDWSFCTHAIKENSPLIINDAFQDERFINNPLVTGDPKIRFYAGFPLRNSDGNKLGTLCVIDRKPGNLTTQQFNIMELLSKQIVSFLELRKKSLNLLDALSNLHKQEGILSVCSYCREVKNKEGDWMHLEKYLSKISDIRFSHGVCDNCMEKHFPDVIEVWNKKDFFEDGQKRYLES; encoded by the coding sequence ATGCAGAATCTTGTATCAAAAAAAGAAGAAGAGGAAAGAAGATTAAAAGCTTTAGCAGAATATAGGATTTTGGGAACCAAGCCAGAATCATGTTATGACGATATTACAAAAATTGCTGCTACAACCTGTAATGTGCCTATTTCTTTAATGACTTTGGTAGACAAAGATAAACAATGGTTTAAATCCAAAATAGGACTTCAAATATCAGAAACTAGAAGAGATTGGTCTTTTTGTACCCATGCAATAAAAGAAAATAGTCCATTAATTATCAATGATGCTTTCCAAGATGAAAGATTTATAAATAATCCCTTGGTAACAGGAGACCCCAAGATTCGTTTTTATGCAGGTTTTCCCCTTAGAAATAGTGATGGTAATAAACTTGGAACTCTTTGTGTAATAGATAGAAAGCCAGGAAATCTAACTACACAACAATTCAATATTATGGAATTATTATCCAAGCAAATAGTTTCATTTTTAGAGCTTAGAAAAAAGTCATTGAACTTGCTAGATGCATTGTCTAACTTGCACAAACAGGAAGGTATTTTATCTGTCTGTTCATATTGCAGAGAAGTGAAAAATAAAGAGGGCGATTGGATGCATTTAGAAAAATATCTTTCGAAAATTAGTGATATTAGATTCAGTCATGGGGTTTGTGATAATTGTATGGAAAAACATTTCCCAGATGTAATCGAAGTATGGAATAAAAAGGATTTTTTTGAAGATGGCCAGAAAAGGTATTTAGAGTCTTAG
- a CDS encoding DUF805 domain-containing protein has protein sequence MLDDFLNAYKEFWIKATDFKGVTSRKDWWFVQLANLIISFLTIPIFLKTYGFNAYGIVCIIPQIAIDIRRIRDFGKDWKWIFINLIPIFGWVLWFIWLGFGKTANGKNKLM, from the coding sequence ATGCTTGATGACTTTTTAAATGCATATAAAGAGTTTTGGATTAAAGCTACAGACTTCAAAGGAGTCACATCTCGAAAGGATTGGTGGTTCGTTCAACTAGCGAATCTTATAATTTCTTTCCTAACTATTCCAATATTTTTAAAAACCTATGGTTTCAATGCTTATGGAATAGTTTGTATTATTCCGCAAATAGCTATTGATATAAGAAGAATCAGAGATTTTGGAAAAGATTGGAAATGGATCTTTATTAATTTAATACCTATCTTTGGATGGGTCTTGTGGTTCATCTGGTTAGGCTTTGGTAAGACCGCTAATGGGAAAAATAAACTTATGTAG
- a CDS encoding cupin domain-containing protein, producing MKVLITSPCSASVIIQYGIKSWPIWECEPSKFQWNYEEKEICLIIEGQANISTRQGDVYIIKAGDLVEFPPGLYCEWEVTKSIKKHYRLGT from the coding sequence TTGAAAGTTTTAATTACTTCTCCCTGTAGCGCAAGCGTAATAATTCAGTATGGAATAAAAAGTTGGCCTATTTGGGAATGTGAGCCAAGCAAATTTCAATGGAATTACGAAGAGAAGGAAATTTGCTTGATTATTGAAGGCCAAGCGAATATAAGTACCCGACAAGGTGATGTTTACATAATTAAAGCTGGAGATCTAGTTGAGTTTCCTCCTGGACTTTACTGCGAATGGGAAGTAACCAAAAGTATTAAAAAACATTATCGGTTAGGCACTTAA
- the murD gene encoding UDP-N-acetylmuramoyl-L-alanine--D-glutamate ligase, with amino-acid sequence MIENHSSKRNINLVIGLGISGFWAAKYLKSINKRVIVWESKDGIEFLERKTALEELNIIVSLNKEFIFEKIQPFVKEIESVVVSPSIPYDHITIIELKKKGIKVIGEINVAWEILKDTNWIGITGTNGKTTVTHLLSHILCNTGLYAPFAGNIGTPLCKYAHSNKHEKIDWVVAELSSYQIEISPEVKPNIGIWTTFTEDHLERHKTLENYFNIKKSLLEKSDLRIYNYDDKNLRNHYSSLSRGVWITTSCDKSNFIHCDYWIDDQAYIVERGKKLFKLEHFSLKGMHNLQNLLLVIAAARKVGLSGKKIKDSLSNYKQLPHRMETIYKNNDLEIINDSKATNFDSSIAGISSIEGQIIIIAGGRLKGNEYSEWIKVLKKKVKCVFLFGESAKVLKMALINEGFKKNIFIFSELKELLNFVFHYLQNNKVGTLLFSPSCSSFDQFKNYEERGDYFKKLISEKLKVNKSIFCTSIIS; translated from the coding sequence AAAAGCATCAATAAGAGAGTAATTGTTTGGGAAAGTAAAGATGGGATAGAATTCTTAGAAAGAAAAACAGCATTAGAAGAGCTTAATATAATAGTTTCTCTGAATAAAGAATTTATATTTGAAAAAATTCAACCTTTTGTGAAAGAGATCGAATCTGTTGTTGTAAGTCCTTCAATACCTTATGACCACATAACTATTATTGAATTAAAAAAAAAGGGAATTAAAGTAATTGGAGAAATTAATGTTGCATGGGAAATTTTAAAAGACACAAATTGGATAGGTATTACTGGCACTAATGGCAAGACTACTGTTACTCATTTACTAAGTCATATACTTTGTAATACTGGATTATATGCTCCTTTTGCTGGAAATATTGGTACACCTTTATGTAAATATGCTCACTCCAATAAACATGAAAAAATTGATTGGGTTGTCGCTGAATTAAGCAGTTATCAAATAGAAATATCTCCAGAAGTAAAACCTAATATTGGAATATGGACAACCTTCACAGAAGATCATCTTGAAAGACATAAAACACTTGAAAACTATTTCAACATAAAAAAAAGCTTGCTAGAAAAATCTGATTTAAGAATTTATAATTATGACGATAAAAACCTAAGAAATCACTACAGTTCGCTATCAAGAGGGGTTTGGATAACAACTAGTTGCGATAAATCAAATTTTATTCATTGCGATTATTGGATAGATGATCAAGCATATATTGTTGAGAGAGGAAAGAAATTATTCAAACTTGAACATTTTTCTTTAAAAGGAATGCATAATCTACAAAATCTTTTATTGGTAATTGCAGCAGCAAGAAAAGTTGGATTATCTGGGAAGAAGATTAAAGATTCTTTATCTAATTACAAACAATTACCCCATAGGATGGAAACAATTTATAAAAATAATGATCTGGAAATAATTAATGATAGTAAAGCTACAAATTTTGACTCATCTATTGCAGGAATAAGTTCAATTGAAGGTCAAATAATAATCATTGCTGGAGGTAGATTAAAAGGGAATGAATATAGTGAGTGGATAAAAGTTTTAAAGAAAAAAGTTAAATGTGTTTTCCTTTTTGGAGAAAGCGCAAAAGTCCTAAAAATGGCGCTTATTAATGAAGGATTTAAAAAAAATATTTTTATATTTTCAGAACTAAAAGAACTTTTAAATTTTGTTTTTCATTATTTACAAAATAATAAGGTTGGAACATTATTATTCTCACCTTCATGCTCTAGTTTTGATCAATTTAAAAATTATGAAGAGCGTGGAGATTATTTCAAGAAACTAATAAGTGAAAAATTAAAGGTTAATAAATCCATTTTTTGTACAAGTATCATTTCGTAA
- a CDS encoding pirin family protein: MSLKIIKIRKSHKRFRSSREWLNSMHSFSFAEHRDPKWDNFGKIRVINEDIISPNAGFNTHSHANMEIITVVTKGAITHRDSLNNFGKIHKDEVQVMSAGTGISHSEKNEENETCKLFQIWIYPQKENIKPRYDQISLNEKLWDNLIFNYKDGKNNKLFLNQNISLWRCKYKPTKEKKLPLKIDKYNWIQIIEGNLLLNSKDSNSNICLESGDGLGFEVNYYDDVSIDTEKDLDFLLFSMPSL, translated from the coding sequence ATGTCTTTGAAAATAATTAAAATAAGGAAATCTCACAAAAGATTTAGATCGTCTAGAGAATGGCTAAATTCAATGCATTCATTTTCTTTCGCAGAGCATAGAGATCCAAAATGGGATAATTTTGGGAAAATTAGAGTGATAAACGAAGATATTATTTCTCCTAATGCAGGATTTAATACACATTCTCATGCAAATATGGAAATAATTACTGTCGTAACAAAAGGAGCAATAACTCATAGAGACTCGTTAAATAATTTTGGAAAAATTCACAAAGATGAAGTACAAGTTATGTCTGCAGGTACTGGAATCTCTCATAGCGAGAAGAATGAAGAAAATGAGACCTGTAAGTTGTTCCAGATTTGGATATACCCTCAAAAAGAAAATATCAAACCACGATATGATCAAATTTCATTAAATGAAAAGTTGTGGGATAATCTTATTTTTAATTATAAAGACGGTAAAAATAATAAGCTTTTTCTAAATCAAAATATCTCTTTATGGCGTTGTAAATATAAGCCAACTAAAGAAAAAAAATTGCCATTAAAAATCGATAAATATAATTGGATACAAATAATAGAAGGAAATCTTTTATTAAACAGTAAAGACTCTAATTCAAATATATGTCTCGAATCTGGAGATGGCTTGGGTTTTGAAGTAAATTACTATGATGATGTCTCTATAGATACTGAAAAAGACCTAGATTTTCTCTTGTTTTCGATGCCTTCCTTGTAA
- a CDS encoding MATH domain-containing protein encodes MSESNNLPQAISHKKLSYLMLKAQKDSHFSDQLSEIESPEKREFEELINNWEASTKKLVNELSKRKENLLKDKSPNSLIALGAMEVHLNMALQALNAFNKGVDG; translated from the coding sequence ATGAGTGAATCTAACAATTTACCTCAAGCAATAAGTCATAAAAAATTAAGTTACTTGATGCTTAAGGCACAAAAGGATTCTCATTTTTCTGATCAATTATCAGAAATAGAAAGCCCCGAAAAAAGAGAATTTGAAGAGTTAATAAATAATTGGGAAGCTTCAACTAAGAAATTAGTTAATGAGTTATCAAAAAGAAAAGAGAATTTACTGAAAGATAAATCACCGAATTCTTTAATTGCTCTTGGAGCTATGGAAGTTCACCTTAATATGGCTTTGCAAGCCTTAAATGCATTTAATAAAGGAGTTGATGGGTAA
- a CDS encoding DUF1643 domain-containing protein: MKNLFLERNCLISVNKLYRWSLSYKISKSTKEIIFIGLNPSLSDEVFLDNTTKKIIKISKNNNYGKVKLINLFALISSKPEKLFNHKNPVGRLNNNHINKNLKHWSENKNCDLWLGWGNKGKFLNRNKKISKTIMQYNSIRKNNFDNPLGPLFIKKTIKDNPIHPLYCSDDSILQSYF, from the coding sequence TTGAAAAATTTATTTTTAGAAAGAAATTGTTTAATAAGTGTTAACAAACTATATAGATGGAGTTTAAGTTATAAGATTTCTAAATCTACAAAGGAAATTATTTTTATTGGTTTAAATCCCTCATTATCTGATGAAGTTTTCTTAGACAATACAACAAAAAAGATAATCAAAATTTCGAAAAACAATAATTATGGCAAAGTAAAATTAATCAATCTATTTGCTCTTATTTCAAGCAAACCAGAAAAACTATTTAATCACAAAAATCCTGTAGGTCGTTTAAACAATAACCATATTAATAAAAACTTAAAACACTGGTCTGAAAATAAAAATTGTGATTTATGGTTAGGTTGGGGTAATAAAGGGAAATTTCTGAATAGAAATAAAAAAATATCAAAAACAATTATGCAATATAACTCAATTAGGAAAAATAATTTTGATAATCCTCTTGGACCGCTTTTTATTAAAAAAACAATCAAAGATAATCCAATACATCCTCTATATTGCTCTGATGATTCCATCCTCCAATCTTATTTTTAG
- a CDS encoding NAD(P)/FAD-dependent oxidoreductase — MEPFDLAVVGGGAAGFMTAITAAENGVKRIIILEGTSKLMEKVRISGGGRCNVTNATWIPNELVENYPRGGIQLLESFNRFAAGDVYDWFEKKGLKLKIEEDLRVFPVSNSSSDVIDCLRKSALSKNVEILTKFFVKEISKTPDNIFNIFSLKKAKVTSKNIILSTGGNPSGYKLAQNLGHNIVKPVPSLFTFSTKEPNLDKCSGVSIKSIDIEIKLNNKNFQNRGDLLITHWGFSGPAVLKLSSIAARELYSQKYKFNLIIKWSSLSYKDLKEKVNYLRINKGKVNLINSRPVPLLTKRLWIFLLKKIGIDKEKKWADLLADEREKMINILMRDKYIISGKGPFGEEFVTSGGVKINEVNFKSMESLICPGLFFSGEVLDVDGITGGFNFQHCWTSGWIAGMAVSKLNH; from the coding sequence TTGGAACCTTTTGATCTAGCAGTTGTAGGAGGCGGTGCAGCAGGTTTTATGACGGCAATAACTGCTGCTGAAAATGGAGTGAAAAGAATAATAATTCTTGAAGGCACTTCAAAACTTATGGAAAAAGTAAGGATTAGTGGAGGGGGAAGATGTAACGTCACTAATGCGACATGGATACCGAATGAACTAGTTGAGAATTACCCCAGAGGTGGGATTCAGCTCTTGGAATCATTTAATCGTTTTGCTGCTGGAGATGTATATGATTGGTTTGAGAAAAAAGGATTAAAATTAAAAATTGAGGAAGATCTAAGAGTATTCCCTGTGTCTAATTCTTCCTCAGACGTTATTGATTGTTTGAGAAAAAGTGCTTTATCAAAAAACGTAGAGATATTGACAAAATTTTTTGTAAAAGAAATTTCAAAAACTCCAGATAATATATTCAATATTTTTAGTCTTAAAAAAGCAAAGGTAACTTCAAAAAATATTATTCTTTCAACTGGAGGTAATCCAAGCGGATATAAATTAGCTCAAAATCTAGGACATAACATAGTTAAACCTGTACCATCGCTTTTTACTTTTTCTACAAAAGAACCAAATTTGGATAAATGTAGTGGTGTATCGATAAAGAGCATAGATATAGAAATTAAATTAAACAATAAGAATTTTCAAAATAGAGGCGATTTACTAATAACTCATTGGGGTTTTAGTGGACCAGCAGTATTAAAACTTTCATCCATTGCAGCAAGGGAACTTTATAGCCAAAAATATAAATTTAACCTAATCATTAAATGGTCTTCTTTAAGTTATAAGGACTTAAAAGAAAAAGTTAATTATTTAAGAATAAATAAAGGTAAGGTAAATCTAATTAATAGTAGACCTGTTCCACTATTAACAAAAAGATTATGGATTTTTTTATTAAAGAAAATAGGTATTGATAAAGAGAAAAAGTGGGCTGATTTACTGGCGGATGAAAGGGAGAAAATGATAAATATTCTAATGAGGGATAAATATATAATTTCGGGCAAAGGTCCATTTGGAGAGGAATTCGTTACTTCTGGAGGCGTAAAAATTAATGAGGTTAATTTTAAAAGTATGGAGAGCTTAATTTGTCCAGGGTTATTTTTTTCTGGAGAAGTTTTAGATGTTGATGGGATCACAGGTGGATTTAATTTTCAACATTGTTGGACAAGTGGATGGATAGCTGGGATGGCAGTCTCAAAATTAAATCATTAA